Proteins encoded together in one Leptidea sinapis chromosome 45, ilLepSina1.1, whole genome shotgun sequence window:
- the LOC126977474 gene encoding repetitive organellar protein-like, translated as MFLPFPFRRNAQDHNLPPSQQSTAGPDNIKQEVDTNTKPKVRINVKKKNQLKKLEEITTKFKERSEKIVTETKKLADVSEKCVRGPKSLIPIPHKKKMKAAHNLLPSINLNENEDGELISNSSHIIINSSEVGVLTDKLNFNDKLPLHTPKNVTPKKPKGSTISLDSLEDPYINTKKETYSQSVGINTELLCPCVPCVIHDTSSVKVKTNKVKSSKRPQTKICKLNNSKINSNFDENIDPLPKPTVELLYKNLNTVSSSDITDKILEENNITCNEDKIELNSMPALERNYLDNKLDIVENSNYTEDTELNDSIKDENMFSRNQLNQQNEVVDNVDNENNSIAENDNDLSGENFKDNNYEHDLSEDNFEDDSKIDEIEVTRHGSGDTYTKFIDNPEDLEEFLALTDEIITDYTEKNALTDNEIHTLHTPKTISIESMNNDGKLVEDKHNFSQTFEELKNNFKELMQEANVDQSHDCVDDPKNVCDMEHITVYELKFYEQSINKDNTIPKNVPSQKDSDLKLPSIKENNKSTKILSRSKNKTTNNKESYKCKMQVRSDKQYQTYIIKEPVQESSDEAPPLKLPRIDFKRFFLTNIRIIITS; from the coding sequence ATGTTCCTTCCTTTCCCATTCCGTAGAAATGCCCAAGACCATAATTTACCACCCTCGCAACAATCAACTGCCGGACCGGATAATATCAAACAAGAAgtagacacaaacacaaaaccgaaagtaagaattaatgtaaagaaaaaaaaccaACTCAAGAAACTTGAagaaataactacaaaattTAAGGAAAGAAGCGAGAAAATCGTAACCGAAACTAAAAAACTTGCTGACGTATCTGAAAAATGTGTACGTGGTCCTAAAAGTTTAATACCAATACCtcataaaaagaaaatgaaagCTGCACACAATTTGTTGCCATCAATTAATTTAAACGAAAATGAGGATGGGGAACTCATCTCCAATTcgagtcatattataattaattcatcAGAAGTTGGTGTTTTAacagataaattaaattttaatgataaattacCACTACATACACCGAAAAATGTTACACCCAAAAAGCCCAAAGGAAGTACCATAAGTCTAGACAGTCTGGAAGATCcgtatattaatacaaaaaaagagACTTATTCTCAGTCTGTTGGTATAAATACAGAATTATTATGCCCATGTGTTCCTTGTGTTATACATGACACATCTTCAGTCAAGGTGAaaacaaataaagttaaatCATCAAAAAGACCTCAAACCAAGATCTGTAaactaaataattcaaaaataaattcgaATTTCGATGAAAATATTGACCCGCTGCCTAAACCAACTGTTGAGCTGCtatataaaaatctaaatacAGTCAGTTCCAGTGACATAACTGATAAAATTTTAGAAGAGAATAATATTACCTGCAATGAAGATAAAATCGAGCTTAACTCAATGCCAGCCTTGGAAcgtaattatttagataataaattaGATATAGTTGAAAACTCAAACTATACAGAAGACACTGAATTAAACGATAGCATAAAAGATGAGAATATGTTTTCACGAAATCAATTAAATCAACAAAATGAAGTGGTTGATAATGtagataatgaaaataattcaataGCTGAAAACGACAATGATTTATCTGGTGAAAATTTCAAAGACAATAATTATGAGCATGACCTGAGTGAAGATAATTTTGAAGATGACAGTAAAATTGACGAAATTGAAGTAACACGACATGGTAGTGGTGATACTTATACGAAATTTATTGACAACCCGGAAGATTTAGAAGAATTTCTTGCACTGACTGATGAAATTATTACTGATTATACAGAGAAAAACGCTTTAACAGACAATGAAATTCATACTCTGCATACACCTAAAACTATTTCTATTGAATCTATGAATAACGATGGAAAATTAGTTGaagataaacataatttttcccAAACATTTGAAGaattgaagaacaatttcaaagaACTTATGCAAGAAGCAAACGTAGATCAATCCCATGATTGTGTTGATGACCCCAAAAACGTGTGTGATATGGAACATATCACAGTTTATGAACTTAAGTTTTATGAGCAAAGTATAAACAAGGACAATACCATACCGAAAAACGTACCCAGTCAAAAAGATTCCGATTTGAAGTTGCCTTCaattaaagaaaacaataaatcaacaaaaatactttCGAGAAGCAAGAACAAAACAACGAACAATAAAGAAAGTTACAAATGTAAAATGCAAGTTCGTTCGGATAAACAATATCAAACATATATTATCAAAGAACCTGTACAAGAAAGTAGTGACGAAGCTCCACCTTTAAAACTTCCGCGTATTGATTTTAAAAGGTTTTTCCTTACcaatattagaataattattactagctag